TTTTTTTTGCCTGAATTTTAGCAAGTAGGGCATCGTTTAGCGGTGTATTAATATTTAATCGCTTCCCTTGTTGGCTAATATAGCCACAAATGGCGTCTATTTCGGTTTGTCGGTTATGGGCAACGTCTTGATGCATTGAAGAGTAGTTTTCAGCGGTTAGCATCATTACGTTGTAGGCGTTGTTAAGCGCATCGGCCAGTTTAATATTAAGCTTTAAAGCATGGGCTACTTGGCATGCCTCAGTCAATAAGTTAAAAATAATGCTATTAAAATAAGGGGCACGTAACTGACCATTTTTAATATCATACAGTGCGCTTAATGGGTTAATGGCAATATTTACTAATAGTTTTTCAAACCGTAACTGCTCAATATTAGTACAGTAGCTTAGCTGCGGCACGTTTTGCAATTGCTCACACATTGCTTGGCGATAACTGTGCGCGCATGGGTTGCAGGCACCTAATACGCTTTTACCTTCACCGGTGTGCTGTACTATAAAGTCGTTTGTTTTAAAGCCAGCCATGCTGGTTGTTAAAAAGTACAACGCTTGTTGTTTATCGAGTTGCTCATTGAGCGTTTCAACATTACCCATTCCGTTGTGCGATACAACAAGTACGCTACTTGGCGATAAAAAGGGTTTTACTTGAGTAAAGGCCGACTGCACCTGAAAAGCCTTTACGGCAAAAATAACAATATCAAACGCGGACTGTTCATTAATTTGCTTAAGCGTAATAAATCGCGCATTTATTTTTTGCGAAGGCTGTTTTGCTTTGCAATAAAAACGTGTATTTGCAGTGGCTTTGCGTGTTAACACATGAACAGTGTGAGCTTTAGATAAAAAATGGCTTAGCAATAAACCAATAGCGCCGTCGCCAATAATAAGAATATTAGCCATAAGGGTTCTTTTTTCGAGGAGTAAAAATGCTTCTTAGTAAAAAGTACATGGCCGCACCGGCAAAATCAGCAATAAAATCACCTAACGAGGCCTGCCTGTAGGGAAGCGCATCTTGCATTATTTCTATTGCTGCACCGTAGCCCGCAAGCAAGAGTACTTGCGTGTATAGCGGTAACTTAAAGGCCTTATCCATAATGATGGCGAGTATAAAAAAAATCCCAAAATGGGCAACTTTATCAACATGTGGAAATAAGTTCGTAACACCGCCTTTTATTTCTTTGGCAAATAAGAGGGTAAACACCACAATACTAATCAAAAAAACTGCTTGGTAAACACGCCTTGTCACGATAAATCCTAAAACCGCTTAAAAAAGAGGCTGCAGTATATCAAACTAAAATAGTATCGCACCTGAACAACGGGCAGAAAAATGTAAAGATTTATAATTTTAGCGTTATAATCGGCGCATATATTTAGATTTAATAGTTAGGAGAACCCAATGCCTTCATTTGATATCGTATCAGAAGTAGAAATGAACGAAGCTAAAAATGCAGTAGATAACGCAAACCGCGAGCTAGAAACGCGCTTTGACTTTAGAGGGGTTGACGCATCAATTGAGCTAAACGACAAAACAATTAAACTAAAAGCAGAAGCTGACTCACAAGTTATGCAATTGTTTGATATTTTAGCCGCTAAAATCTCTAAGCGTGGTATGGATGTAGCAAGCTTGGAGCTGCAAGACATTACTCGTGCTGGCAAAAATGTATTTCGTAATGTTGCACTTAAACAAGGCATTGAGAAAGATGTGGCTAAAAAAGTAGTTAAAGCCATTAAAGACTCAAAAGTAAAAGTACAAGCCGCTATTCAAGGTGAAGAAGTACGTGTAACCGGTAAAAAGCGCGATGACTTACAAGCCGCTATGCAAGTGGTTCGCAACGCAGATTTGGGTCAGCCTTTTCAGTTTAAAAACTTTCGCGATTAATTATTTATAGAACGGCTAGTTATAAATAATACCTCTTCAACCTGCGCTTAATAATTTAAGCTCAGGTTGAGTTATTTTTAAGCGCTGTTAGCACTCTTAATAAAACAAATTATGTTTAATAATTAAGCTACTATACTTATACTCTTATTAAATATTTTTGCTTTAGGTGTATTAATGAATCGCTACCAACTTTTAGTTTTTATTACTTTTGTATTTTTTAGTAGCTCAAGCACAAGTAAAGCAATAGATATAAATGTATTAGTAGAAGATGGTTACTTTCCTATAGTCATTAATGCTGAAAAACAGCAGGGCTTAGCCCCTGAATTTATTAAAATATTAAACAATACCCAAAGTGAATATAACTTTATACTCAATTCATTACCTGTAAAAAGGTTGACCAAGTCAGTAGAGCAAAGCAGATTTGATGTTTTATTTTTAATGGCGCAGCAATGGATCCCTTTATCAGCGCGAGAAAATATTACCCAAAGCAAATTTTATGTTATTACTAAAAATGAATTATATGCACTTAAAGAAAACGCCAAAGATCAAACCTACTTTGATGACTTAAAACCATTAACTAAAGCTGGTGTACTTGGTTATTCTTATCACTTTGCAGGGTTTAATACCGACGCGTATTACTTAAGCGAAGAGCATAATGTTAGCCTCACAGTTGATGAGTTTAATGTAGTAAAAATGCTGTTATTGCAGCGCTCAGATATCGGTGTTTTAAATAATATTGCTTATCAATATTTTAAAAATAAAAAAATATTCGATATGAGCCTGTTATATAAAAGCGAAAAACCAGACGCCGTGTTTGACACTCACTTTTTAGTAAGCCCTAAGCAAAGCAAAATATCTGCATCTAAAATAGATTCAATTCTAAACTCAGCAGCTACAAAGCCCTATATTATAAAGTTACTAAATAAATACTCAGCACCATCTAGCTTTGATAATACACCAGAGTAATTAGGTTTTAGCTGTATAGACGTCCATTGACATTTGTAAACAAACTGCTCACAATAACAGCCTATTTTCAAGGTGCTTGCTGGTTGCTAAATACAGGGTTTAAAGTATTAAAACTGACAGCAAGATAATCGGGAAGTTGGTGCGCATTTATGATAAAAGCAATCCCAACACTGCCCCCGCAACGGTAAAGTATTAACACTTTTTTGAAGGTGCTTACTGAGTCCGGAGACCGGCCTTGAAGTAATCTTACTTACTTAAATCTTTGCGGTGGGCAAAGGTAGGGACCATCATGCTACATAAAACAACTCTTGGCGTTGCAATTTCTGCTGCGCTGTCATTTTCTGTGTCTGCTACAGATAATTCAATCGAAAAAATTACCGTTACTGCTAATAAATTTGAGCAATCAATTAACGATGTTTTAGCCAGCGTTAATGTTATTGAGCGCGCTGAAATAGACGCAAGCAACGTACGTGACCTACCAACGCTGTTAAGCAAGCAAGTTGGTTTTCAAATTAATCCTAATGGTGGTTTTGGGCAAACAGCGGGTGTGTCATTACGTGGTACGGGGTCTGGCGATACATTAATTTTAATTGATGGTGTCCGTACGGGCTCGGCAACGCTAGGCCAAAAAGCACTTAATAATGTACCTTTAAACAGCATTGAGCGTATCGAAATTATTAAAGGCTCACGTGCAGCAGTTTATGGCTCAGACGCACTTGCTGGTGTAATCAATATAATAACGCGTAATGCGAATAACTTGTCGCTTGATGCTACATTTGGATCAGATAATTATCAAAACTATCAAGTAGCGGGCTCTGTTAACTCAAAGGATGTGACAACATCGTTTAATGCAGGATATGAAAAAACAGATGGTTTTGACGCATTACAAGGTGTGGCACCTGATGACGACGGTTATGAAAATAAAAACGTAGGCTTTAAAGTAAATTACAGTGATGAGCACTACGGCGACTTTAAACTACTCGGTCAGTACAGCGAAGGTTACGCAGATTACGATAGTAGCTTTAGCCCTGCAACGAGCACGGTTGAAAGAGGGGACTTTAAAAACTATCAGTTATCTGCAGGCTGGAATAAACACTACACTAACCAATCTCATGCTATAAATGTTGCTTTTGCAACTGATGATTCACACGATACTTCAGCATTTGGCGAAAATGATTTTATAACTAAACGTGTGCAATTGGATTATAACGGTCAGTATAATTTATCAGAGGTACTTAATATTAGTGGCGGTGTTAACTGGTACAATGATGATGTAAGCCACAGCTCAACACAGTATGATGTACAAGAGCGTGATGTGTTAGCTGTATTTATTGGTGCATATTACAACTCTGAGAAAGTGTTAGCTAATTTAACTGTTCGCCAAGATGATGATGAGCAATTTGGTGACGAAACTACTTACACTGCGGCAGCCGGCTATCACTTATCTGAAGATGCAACCTTTAGAATAAGTCAAAGTACGGGTTTTAAAGCACCTACCTTTAACGATTTATATTTTCCAGCCTTTCCAGGTTTTCCACCTTCATCTAACCCTGATTTAGAGCCTGAAAAATCATTAAACCGAGAGATTGGATTAAATGTAGATTTTGATGTAGCAAGTGTTGATGTTGCTATTTTTAGAAACGATATTGAGGATAAAATTTCTTTAGATACTAACTTTTTTCCAGTTAACGTAAGTGAAGCACGTTATGAGGGGATTGAGTTTAGCCTTTCACAGCAGTTTTTTGGTTTTGATAGCCACTTTAATTTTGCATATTTAAGTGCCGAAAACCAAGAAACCGGCGATGAGCTACGCAATGTTGCTAAGCGCACTGTTAATTGGGAAATCGCAAAGCAGTTTGGTGATTTTGATGCTCGCATTGATATGCAATACCGTAGTGATCGCGAGGGGGCAGTAACACGCTTAGGGTCGTATACACTTTGGAACCTAGCGGGTAACTATCATGTAAACGATAATATTGAGCTGTCGCTTCGTGTAGAGAACCTATTTGACAGAGATTACAATGTGGTTGACTCAAGAGCTGATTTTACAAGCGGTGAAGTGTATTACTACAACACCCCAGAGCGCCGCTTTTTTGCTGGTGCAAGCTATCAGTTTTAATCGCGTTTTTTAATGCACAAAAGCCCGATTTATATCGGGCTTTTTAGTGTGTACTTAGAATTACTTTAATAACTAAAATGAGCTAATTAGATAAAAATTCTTTAAATACAGTTTCAAACTTGTGCAATTTAGGCGCAATTAAAATACTGCAGTAACCCTGCTGTGGGTTTTCGTTGTAGTAATCTTGATGATAATGCTCCGCTGGGTAATAGGTGGTAGCAGGGCTAACTTCTGTCACTATTGGCTCGCTAACATGGTTTTGTAGCTGGGCTATCAACTCATTGGTTTGCTTTAATTGTGCATCGTTGTGGTAATAAACAACACTTCTATATTGCGTGCCAATATCGTTACCTTGGCGATTTAATTGCGTGGCATCGTGTAACGTAAAAAACATCCTAAGCAGTGTTTCAAAGCTTACTACAGTGTTGTCAAACTCCAGCTGAACAACCTCAGCATGGCCTGTTGTACCTGAGCAGACTGATTTATACGTAGGGTTATCGGTATTGCCGCCGGTGTAACCTGAGCTTACGTTTACTACACCATTTACACGTCTAAATGCGGCGTCTATACACCAAAAACAGCCACCACCAAATGTTGCTAGTTGTGTTGATGTGCTCATTACTTATTCCTAAATGTTTATGGGATATAAAAGCGAGCATAAATTGAATACGCCGTAACAGCAAGTTACGGCGCAATATAAGCTCAGTTAAACTTCTTCGCTGTTTTTTAGCGGGTGGGAGTCGGCTTGTTTATTAAGCTTTTGCTGTAAAAACTCTGGTGATTGCGTGTTGCGTGCGAGGGCAAAATACGCAGCAGGCACAACATAGAGCGTTAGCAATGTTGATACAATAACGCCTGTAAATACCACCACACCAATCACCATACGGCTCTCTGCGCCTGGGCCTGATGCTAATACTAAAGGCACTGCGCTCATTACCGTAGTTAATGAGGTCATTATTATTGGGCGCAGGCGCTGAGTGGCAGCTTGCAAAATAGCCTCGCTAAATTCTACGCCTTTATCGCGCAGTTGGTTGGTAAATTCAACGATTAAAATACCATTTTTAGCGCTTAAGCCTATCAGCATTACAATACCTATTTGGCTATAAATATTAAGCGTTAAGCCTGTTGCCCATAGACCAAACATAGCACCCATTAGGCCAAGCGGTACTGTTAGCATAATGACAAACGGGTGCATAAAGCTTTCAAATTGCGCTGCTAATACTAAAAAGGTCACGGTAAGGGCAAGCACAAATACATAGGTCATGGCCGATGCACCTTCGTAAAATAATTGCGATTCACCTTTGTAGTCTACGGCGCCGTCTATGTCGTTTTCCTCAACGGCGACTTTGTTTAAAAAGTTAAGCGCTTGTTCAAGTGTATACCCATCTGCAAGATTAGCGCTTAGTGTGATGGCGCGCATCCGGTTATAACGGTTTAAGCGCGATGCTGTGGCTTCTTCTTTTAAGCTGATAAGGCTATCTAGTGGGACCAGCTCACCGCTGCGCGACTTAAGGTAAATATTTGAAATATCAGTAGGGTTTGTAAAGTCTTGTTTAGTACCTTTTAAAATAACATCGTATTCTTCGCCGCGGTCAATAAAAGTGGTTACACGGCGCTGGCCTAACATGGTTTCAAGCGTGGTGCCGACATCGGATACCGATACACCTAAATCGGCCGCTTTGTTTTTATCTATGCTGACTAAAAATTGTGGAAAGGTTTCTTTGTAGTCGTGATCGATTCTTACCAAGCCAGGGTTCTTTTCTGCACGCTCTATAATTCGGTCGCGCCAATCGGCAAGCTGTTCGTAATCGTTACCTTGCAGTACAAACTCAATAGGGCGAGAAGAGCCGCCACCGCCAATACCACGGCGCATAATAGCAAAAGCACGTACGTCTGTTACCTCGGTCATTTTAGCGCTTATTTCGTCCATTACTTCCCAAGTAGAACGCTTGCGTTTATCCCAATCGGCCATGCCAACAATGGCAACACCGCCACTGCCGCCCCAACCAGGAACACGCACTAAAACTCGGCTTAATTCGCCTGCTTCTGAGTAAGGGAGGAGGCGCTCTTCTATTTTTGCCATGTTAGCCGCGTTATTTTCATAACTTGCGCCTTCAGGGCCGCTCATCATAATAAAAAAGGTACCGCGGTCTTCTTTTGGCGTAAGCTCAGAGGGCACTTGTAAAAACAACGAGTAGCTAACAAAACCAGCAAGCACTAGGCTTATCATTAGGCCCCATTTTTTAGTCATATTTGAGGTAAGCGATTGGCGGTAACTATTTTCAATTTTGCTAAAAACGCGGTCCATCCATTGGCTAAACTTACTTTCTTTTTCTGACGCTTTTAAAACTTTAGAACATAGCGCCGGCGAGAGCGTAAGGGCTGTAATACTAGAGAAAAACACCGCGGCACTTACAGCCATTGCAAACTCTGTAAATAAGGCACCAATGCGCCCATCCATAAATACTAAAGGCACAAACACCGAAATAAGCACAAGCGTTGTGGCTATTATTGCAAATCCCACTTCGCGGGCACCTCTAAAGGCGGCTAATAAAGGCGGCTCACCAAGCTCTATACGGCGGTGAATATTCTCAAGCATTACAATAGCGTCATCAACTACCAAACCGATTGCTAGTACTAGTGCAAGTAGAGTTAATAAGTTTATTGAATATCCCATGGCAAGTAAAAACATAAAGCTGCCTACAAGTGCTACGGGCACCGTAACGGCAGGGATAAGCGTAGCGCGAATATTGCCTAAAAAGATAAAAATGATTAACACCACTAATCCCATAGAAATGGCAAGTGTGCTGTATACCTCGCTGATTGACTCTTTTATAAAAACAGAGGAGTCGTAGCTGTCTTGAATCGTGGTGCCTTCTGGCAAGTTACGTTTTATTTTTTCAAGCTCACTGCGGGCGTTGTCTACCACTGTTAAGGTGTTAGCTTTAGCTTGCTTTACTATGCCAAGGCCAATCATGTTACGGCCGTTACCACGGAATAGGCTTTCATCGTCGGCGGCTTCTAAATGTACATCGGCAACTTCACCTAAGCGCACAAGGTAGCCGTCTTCACCGCGTTTAATAACCAAGTTTTGAAAATCACGTTGGTCTTTATAACTACGTGCTGTACGTACAGTAAAGTCGCGGTCGATGGATTCAATTTCACCTGCTGGTAGCTCTACGTTTTCGCTGCGTAGGGTGTTTTCTATATCGCTTGAAGTGATCCCACGAGCAGCCATGGCTTGGCGATTTAGCCAAATTTTCATGGCGTATTGGCGCTCACCACCAATACGTACATTTGAGACGCCATCTACAACGGCTAATCGGTCAACAATAAAGCGTTGTGCATAATCGCTCAATTGCAACGAGTTCATAGTTTCACTGTTTAGTACAAACCAAGCAATAGGGCTCTCGTCGCTGTTTGACTTAGATACCTCTGGCGGGCGAACTTGCTCTGGTAAGTTATCTAGTGCGCGAGCAACTCGCTCTCGTACATCGTTTGAGGCTGCGTCAATATCACGGCTAATATCAAACTCAATAACAATATTAGAGCGTCCATTTCTACTTGAAGAATTAATACTTTTAATGCCTTCAATGCCCGATATCCGGTTTTCTAATATTTGCGTTATTTTTGTCTCGACTATTTCTGCCGAAGCACCGGTGTAGTCAGTACTAATACTGACAATAGGCGTTTCAATATCTGGGTATTCTCTAAGTGGCAGCATTGAAAACGCTACCAAGCCAAATGTTAGCAGTAGTAAGTTTATTACTATGGCAAAAACAGGGCGTTTAACACTCGTATCTGTAATTTTCACCGATTAACCCTCAACACTTACTTTGCTACCGGGGCGAATTTTAATAATGCCTTCGGTAATCACTTGCACACCATCGCTAAGGCCTTCATCAATCGCTACCCAGCCGTTATTTCTGCCAGCAACATGCACTTCTACCTTATTGGCAATGCCCTCTTTTACTTGGTATACGAAATGTTTATCTTGCAGTGGGATCACGGCTTTTTCTGGCACCATAAGCGCCTGATTACTACTGAGCTCAAGGGCGGTATTTAAAAGCATTCCTGGGCGCAATAACCCCGATTTATTAGCAAAGCTTGCGGTTACTTCAACACTGCGAGTAATCGAGTCGATACGCGAACTAATATGGGTCACTTTGCCGGTAAATGTCCGCTCTGGGTAAGCATCGTTTTGGGTATGAACTTTCATACCTAACCTAAGTTGAGATAAATATTTTTCAGGGACTTTAAAGTCAACTTTTATAATACTAATATCATCAAGCGTTGTAATAATTGTATCGCTACTTACATAAGCACCAACCGATATTTCTCGTTTGCCTAGCAAGCCAGAAAACGGCGCAGTAATTAGCATTTCATCAAGTTTGGTTTTAGCGCTTTCTAGTTGGGCTTGCGTGGCATCTACGCGAGAAAGTTGTTCTTCTAATAATGATTTAGCGGTAGATTGCGTGCGTGAAAGCTCAGTAAGCCGGCTTAATTGACGCTTTTCTTCTTTTATGTTGATGTTTAGCTCTTTTACAGCGTATTGCTCTTGTTGATTTTGCAGTTGCACAAGGCGTTGGCCTTTACTGACTAAGTCGCCATCTTTAAAATAAATATGGGTAACATAATCGCTTTGTGCGCTTTTTATATAAATGGCTTGGTTTGCGCGTGCACTGCCTATGGCTTCAATCATAACGGTGTTTTCTTGAGACGATACCGTATGAGCGATAACCTGTGTGGCTGTATCATTTGAATTAGATTGTTCACCATGGCTAGATGGCAAATATAAGTACACACTTAAAATAACAAGAAGTGTAATTAAAAATGGAAAAAGGGCTTTACCTGACTGTTTTAGATACATCGTTTTCATACCTGAAAATAAATTGTAAGTATTGTACGAAATAAGACCGTGAAAAGGCGGTTATGTGTCTCATAAATTTGTGCGTTAGGCGTAAAAATAAATGAGACTAATTACTTGTTCCCATTTAACACTAAAATTATGATAAAACGATGAAGCAACCACCGCAGTGTAAAACCTGTTTAACAATGAGAAAAATAATACTTTGGGGTATTGTTATGTTTTTATTTTATATGGTTTTTTACCAATATGGGTAAGCCGAGTTCAATAATAAAATATAGAGCGCAAGGCTCGCGCAATGGCATTGAAGTGCTTACTGTAGGCAGCATAGGTTTAGCTTTTATTATGCTGTTTAATTTACTGCGCCCAGGTGAAATTAGCTTAATAGAAATTTTTTTAGTAAGTATGTGCATAGCGGCTATTTTTATTGGTTTTTTAAAAACACAAGAACCGTATTACAGTTTACTGCTTAGTGAGTCCTTACTTGTGTATCAGCATAAATATGGTCAGTGGCAGTTAGATGTTAGTAACCTACACCACAGCGGTATACCTAAGGTGGCTGACGGCCTTGAACACCTTGAATTAAACGCAGTGGGTTTAAAACTCAATGATATGGACGAATTTTTAAGCGCAATGCACCCACGCATTGCCGGGAAATTACTGATAGAGCAGCGTAATTTATTTATGCAAGCTGTTCAAAAACATTGCAAAAATGGCAATTGCCCATCAGAATGGTTAATAGAAGATACACATTACATCTCCCCTGAAGGATTTAGCTATACTGGACTTATAGCTATGTTTGCTAACAGAGCCAAACACCTAGAGTTGTTAACGGGATATAACTTACTGTTACCCGCAAGTGTATTAGAGACAGACATTTGGTCGTTTAGTGCCGATTTAAACAAATGGAAACGCGCACCTGAACGGTTTATAGCATCGCAAGTTGGACACTAAATGCGATAGTAGGAAAAATAATGAGCCAAGAAAGATCTTTTATAAAGAGTGGTCGTAATACCATTATCCATAAAGATAAAAAGCTTGATCTAGTCATTGTAAATGCAGAGCAGCACCCACGCATAAAGGTAACTCAAAATGGTTTAGAGCCGTTTAAAGAAGAGTTACCTAAAAACCGGCGCGATGCTAAAGAGCGCTACCTTGAAATAATTAATGTAAGTAGTGCTGATATTTTTGGTGAAGAAAAACAGCTGTTATTTATCCAAGCGCTGGATGGGCGTGAATACAAAGTAGATTACTCTAAAGTAGGCACTAAGCTGTTTGTGCGTATTCATCAAGATACGTATATGTAAGACCAATCTGCAATAATACTTAATCATTTTGCGAGGCTAAACGTGTCGCTACCTGCGTTAAAAAGTTCTTAGTTACGACTGCATGGATGCAGAAGGTAGAGCAATGCAGGAGCAATTGCCAAGAACAACTAAATAGCGAATTTTTTACCAAGTTCTCAACACGTTTTTCCAGCCTCAAAATAGATCACTTAATTATGCGGATTGGTATAACTCTAAATGGCATCTTTATTGCTAGTAATTACACTATAGTAATTATTTGACATTATAGGTGCGTTTTATGAAGGCGTTTGCTTTTACTCCCCTTATATCTTGCTTTTTATTGGCTGCCTGTGGCGGTGGAGGCGGTGGTAGTGATGACTCTGCGGTTGAAACCACGGTTAATGCCGGAATCGACCTACAAGTTGTAGAGAAAACAGAGTTTACAATCACCGCGCAAGGCTCACCAGCCGATGGCACTTTTACTTGGCAGCGCGTTAGTGGCCCATCTGTGGACGGCTTTCCGCTTGAAGGTGCAGAGCAAACAATTACTGCGCCCGATGTAAAAGCCGATAGTGAACTTGTACTATCAGTAAGCTATCAAACAGATAGCGGTAGCTTAGTTAGTGACACCGTGAGCATATTCATTACCTCAAGCAATCAGTTACCGCTTGCTGTTGTTAGTCAAACAGCTCCAGAAACACTGCCTTCAACCTATAATGACACCGTAACGTTAAGCGCTGAAGAGTCGAGCGATCCTGACGAAAATGGCCAAATTAATAGCTATCAGTGGCAATTAATTTCAGGCCCTGATCTAGATATAACCGACTTTGACAATTCAACGGTAAGTTTTAGCCACCCGCTGTTGGAATCAAATACTAATTTAATATGGCAATTAAGCGTTACTGACGACGAGGGCGGCGAGGCAAGTACTGAATACAGTATGACACTCAATAAAACCGATGAGCTAGTTGTAGCCAATGCAGGGGATGACCAAAACGTAGAAGAATTTGAGGAAGTGACCTTAGATGCAAGTGAAAGTGACACCCTAACAGATACGTTTTCGTGTAGCTGGCAACAATTAACAGGCAATGCCGAAACGCTGGCAAATGCTAGCCAATGTACCACGACATTTTTTGCCTCCGACGTTGATTTAGATACGACTTTGAGCTTTGAGGTCACAGTTACCGATTCTAAAGGACGCACTGACATCGATACCGTATTTATTGACGTATCGCCAAAAGCTCTTGGATTAATTAACGATAGTGGATTAGGTGAGTGTTTTAACAATACGCAGCGTATCAATTGCCAAAGTAGTGATTTTCCGGGGCAAGATGCAGAGCTTGGTCGAGACAGCTTTGCTAACCAGCTAGATAAAGCAGGTCAAGGTAACCTTGCGTTTGACTACACTAAGCTAAACCAGTTTGCCGATGAAGTCGCTGATGATAGTGACAATTTTACTTGTATACGCGACAACGTAACAGGGCTTGTATGGGAGGTTAAAAGTGTAGAATCAGGCACGCTCCCTAATACCACCTTACGCGATGGCCAAAATCATTACTTTTGGGATTTAGGTACGACCACCTTTACCGATACAAGCACCGCTAATACCACCTGCCCAGATGATACAAGCTGTGGTGTGCAAACTTATATAAATGAAGTGAACGACTTAGATTTCTGCGGCGGTACCAATTGGCGCTTACCAACTTACACTGAGCTGTTGAGCTTAATTGATTATGGCAAGCAGGGCGAAAACGTATTAATTGATGAAGCGTTTTTTCCTAATATGCCAGAAGCAGGCGCTATAGATGATGTGAATTTACCTTACTGGACATCGCAAACTGCAGCCGATGGTACCAGCTTATCGCAAGCGTACATTATAGATATGAGCAACGGGAATGACTTAGCCTACCCGAAAGAAAAATACGCGTATGTACGTTTAGTCAGAAGCCGATAGGAGAGAACCATGAAAACACGCTTACTATTTTCAATGGCTGTATTTAGCGCCAGCTTTCAGCTAGCCGCGGCGCAAACGTGTTACGACGGAGCGGATACTACAACGCCAACCACTCGCTTTACCCTTAATGACGATGGCACCGTGTTAGATACTGAAACTGGCCTAATGTGGCAACGTTGTAGCTACGGACAAGTTTACGATAGCGACACTGAAACTTGTACAGGTTCTACGCCATCACTTAATTGGCAAGAAGCGCTGAGAGGCGCAGAAAACGACACTACCGCTGACTACGATGATTGGCAAGTGCCTAATATTAAAGAACTTGCCAGTATTTTAGAACACAGCTGCACCGAGCCAAGCATTAACGAAGAAGTGTTTTTAGGTACAAGATTGCAAAACTACTGGAGTAACACCTCTGGCGTAAGCACGATGAGCTCAGCATGGGTTTACCAATTTGATAGCGGACTCAATAGTTTACATGCTAAAACTAGTGACGTGTATTTACGTTTAGTGCGTTACGAAAACTAGGGCCTGTTGACCTTTCAGGGTTATAATTTGTTCAATCTAAGGGCTATTTAATCGCGGCGTGAGGTTTGTAACCTAGTGGGCTCGATAACTGCTCCTGCGTTATTCTAATGACTTACATCCATGTAAGAATAAGTAAAAACCGAGTAAAACTTCCGCGTCCTGCTCACGCCCCTTACCTACATCCATGTAGGCAACAAAGAGGAAATTGCCCTTAGGCAGAACCCTTTGGGCAGCGCCTGTTTGGCATTTATACGTCGTTATCGCCTATTTATGGGGAACAACCACACTACATAGGCTCTGCCTTGCCTAAATACCA
The genomic region above belongs to Pseudoalteromonas sp. MM1 and contains:
- a CDS encoding DUF1566 domain-containing protein — encoded protein: MKAFAFTPLISCFLLAACGGGGGGSDDSAVETTVNAGIDLQVVEKTEFTITAQGSPADGTFTWQRVSGPSVDGFPLEGAEQTITAPDVKADSELVLSVSYQTDSGSLVSDTVSIFITSSNQLPLAVVSQTAPETLPSTYNDTVTLSAEESSDPDENGQINSYQWQLISGPDLDITDFDNSTVSFSHPLLESNTNLIWQLSVTDDEGGEASTEYSMTLNKTDELVVANAGDDQNVEEFEEVTLDASESDTLTDTFSCSWQQLTGNAETLANASQCTTTFFASDVDLDTTLSFEVTVTDSKGRTDIDTVFIDVSPKALGLINDSGLGECFNNTQRINCQSSDFPGQDAELGRDSFANQLDKAGQGNLAFDYTKLNQFADEVADDSDNFTCIRDNVTGLVWEVKSVESGTLPNTTLRDGQNHYFWDLGTTTFTDTSTANTTCPDDTSCGVQTYINEVNDLDFCGGTNWRLPTYTELLSLIDYGKQGENVLIDEAFFPNMPEAGAIDDVNLPYWTSQTAADGTSLSQAYIIDMSNGNDLAYPKEKYAYVRLVRSR
- a CDS encoding DUF1566 domain-containing protein gives rise to the protein MKTRLLFSMAVFSASFQLAAAQTCYDGADTTTPTTRFTLNDDGTVLDTETGLMWQRCSYGQVYDSDTETCTGSTPSLNWQEALRGAENDTTADYDDWQVPNIKELASILEHSCTEPSINEEVFLGTRLQNYWSNTSGVSTMSSAWVYQFDSGLNSLHAKTSDVYLRLVRYEN